A stretch of Acidimicrobiales bacterium DNA encodes these proteins:
- a CDS encoding FtsX-like permease family protein, whose product MYLALRDLLVARGRFALVGAVIALVSLLAGLLSGLATGLVDDGISGLRRLPLTHVAFQEGSGSEFSRSSLGPDQLAPWQDRLGDDAAPVGLSFFNARTPDGATVDLALLGTPPGSFLAADERGDDALEAGGLVLSDAFADEGIEIGDELTVVGPDITLPVLGFTYGGSYGHVSLAFTSLDTWQNLVYGENHRDRFNAVALRDPGDVDLQAIADESGMDLYTKAGAYDGSPGFAAESATMSLIRTFLVLISALVVGAFFTVWTVQRTHQIGLLKALGASTSYVVRDALGQLAIIITTATALGMAVAVAAGSLIGGEVPFRLEAGSLISSAVLLIVAGMLGSLVALRRITRVDPAIALTSQP is encoded by the coding sequence GTGTACCTCGCCCTGCGAGATCTGCTCGTCGCCCGTGGCCGCTTCGCGCTCGTCGGTGCGGTCATCGCCCTGGTGTCGCTGCTGGCCGGCCTGCTGTCCGGCCTGGCAACCGGCCTCGTCGACGACGGCATCTCGGGCCTGCGACGACTCCCTCTGACCCACGTGGCGTTCCAAGAGGGCTCAGGCTCGGAGTTCAGTCGGTCCAGCCTCGGCCCCGACCAGCTCGCACCCTGGCAGGACCGCCTCGGAGACGATGCGGCGCCGGTCGGCCTGTCGTTCTTTAACGCCCGCACCCCCGACGGCGCAACGGTGGACCTGGCACTGCTCGGCACCCCACCGGGAAGCTTCCTCGCTGCCGACGAACGAGGCGACGACGCACTCGAAGCAGGGGGTCTGGTGCTCAGCGACGCGTTCGCCGACGAGGGCATCGAGATCGGAGACGAGCTGACCGTGGTCGGGCCCGACATCACGCTCCCGGTGCTCGGCTTCACCTATGGCGGCTCCTACGGCCACGTGTCGCTCGCGTTCACCTCGCTCGACACCTGGCAGAACCTCGTCTACGGGGAGAACCACCGCGACCGGTTCAACGCCGTCGCGCTGCGCGACCCGGGAGACGTCGATCTCCAAGCCATCGCCGACGAGAGCGGCATGGACCTCTACACCAAGGCCGGTGCCTACGACGGCTCACCAGGCTTCGCGGCCGAGAGTGCCACCATGTCGTTGATCCGGACGTTCCTCGTCCTCATCTCCGCGCTGGTGGTCGGCGCGTTCTTCACCGTCTGGACCGTGCAACGCACCCACCAGATCGGCCTGTTGAAGGCACTCGGCGCCTCGACGAGCTATGTCGTGCGAGACGCGCTCGGCCAGCTCGCAATCATCATCACCACCGCCACCGCGCTCGGGATGGCCGTCGCGGTCGCAGCCGGTTCACTCATCGGCGGCGAGGTGCCGTTCCGACTCGAAGCCGGATCACTGATCTCCTCCGCCGTCCTGCTCATCGTCGCCGGGATGCTCGGAAGCCTCGTCGCGCTCCGACGCATCACCCGCGTCGATCCCGCCATCGCCCTCACCTCCCAGCCCTGA
- a CDS encoding sensor histidine kinase: MLRVVQHVLFTAMVALGLLRSAFDTGVTAGEATMGAALLGWYWAGWAAARRWRRPSPRTWLATVSGLCLAAVWVSPDFAWVSFAVFVAFATTLAPGPAVAAIVAMAAGTGAILVGRWPDDGHWAAQIVGPLVGAAAAGALVAVGRVAASETAERQQLLDELLATRDDLARANLAAGAREERERLTGEIHDTLAQGFTSVVMAARRARRALEDDKAAAAVAEVDHIEELGHAGIEAARRLMGAMAPVELDDRTLRSALALLTVPDPRSGSPVIDIRFDGDDEPLPVEIEGALLRIAQEALTNARRHAQAHRVVVTLTCQPSTVSLDIVDDGAGFDADAVAGRGFGLSSMRARAQQLGGTLHVDAEPGRGSTINATIPLPHGSGTR, translated from the coding sequence ATGCTGCGAGTGGTCCAGCACGTGCTGTTCACGGCCATGGTCGCGCTCGGATTGCTCCGGTCCGCGTTCGATACTGGGGTCACGGCGGGCGAAGCGACCATGGGTGCCGCCCTCCTCGGCTGGTACTGGGCGGGCTGGGCGGCGGCCCGGCGGTGGCGGCGACCCTCGCCACGGACGTGGCTCGCCACGGTGAGCGGCTTGTGCCTTGCTGCGGTGTGGGTCTCGCCTGACTTCGCCTGGGTGTCCTTCGCCGTGTTCGTCGCGTTCGCCACCACGCTCGCACCGGGCCCGGCGGTTGCCGCCATCGTGGCCATGGCAGCGGGGACCGGTGCGATCTTGGTCGGCCGCTGGCCCGATGATGGGCACTGGGCGGCGCAGATCGTCGGTCCGCTGGTCGGTGCTGCGGCTGCCGGCGCGCTCGTCGCCGTCGGCCGCGTCGCCGCCTCTGAGACTGCCGAGCGCCAACAGCTTCTCGATGAGCTCCTCGCCACCCGTGACGACCTGGCCCGAGCGAACCTCGCAGCTGGGGCCAGGGAGGAACGAGAGCGTCTCACGGGCGAGATCCACGACACCCTGGCCCAGGGATTCACCTCCGTGGTGATGGCCGCTCGGCGGGCACGCCGAGCGTTGGAGGACGACAAGGCCGCTGCCGCGGTCGCCGAGGTCGACCACATCGAGGAGTTGGGCCATGCCGGCATCGAGGCGGCTCGGCGTCTCATGGGCGCCATGGCACCCGTCGAGCTCGATGATCGCACTCTCCGTTCGGCCCTGGCGCTGCTGACAGTCCCCGACCCGCGAAGCGGTTCACCGGTCATCGACATCCGTTTCGACGGGGATGATGAGCCCCTGCCGGTCGAGATCGAAGGAGCGCTCCTGCGGATAGCCCAAGAAGCGCTGACCAACGCACGTCGTCACGCGCAGGCCCACCGGGTGGTCGTCACCCTCACCTGTCAACCCTCGACGGTGAGCCTCGACATCGTCGATGACGGCGCGGGGTTCGACGCGGATGCCGTCGCTGGCCGAGGGTTCGGGCTCTCCAGTATGCGCGCCCGGGCCCAACAGCTGGGCGGAACGCTGCACGTGGATGCTGAGCCGGGCCGCGGCTCGACCATCAACGCGACGATCCCGCTCCCACACGGGTCAGGAACACGATGA
- a CDS encoding response regulator transcription factor — protein MIRIVVVDDHPVVRAGLRTVLDAADDIDVVGEAHDHDTAVSTITELEPDVVVLDVHLGAGPSGLDVLREVQRSQARPRVLVVTVFDNDIDIDAAIEGGAAGYVLKDAPEVDLISAVRAVAAGHQPLDPRVAARVVTRSVRNPDVPSPRELEVLAAVADGLDNATIARDLYISQATVKTHLASVFAKLGVVSRTGAVAEARRRGHLR, from the coding sequence ATGATCCGCATCGTGGTTGTCGACGACCACCCTGTCGTGCGTGCCGGGCTGCGCACGGTCCTCGACGCAGCGGACGACATCGACGTCGTGGGCGAGGCGCACGACCACGACACTGCGGTCTCCACGATCACAGAGCTCGAACCCGACGTCGTGGTGCTCGACGTGCACCTTGGAGCCGGTCCGAGTGGACTCGACGTGCTGCGAGAGGTCCAACGATCCCAGGCCCGCCCGCGCGTGCTGGTCGTCACCGTCTTCGACAACGACATCGACATCGATGCGGCGATCGAGGGCGGTGCCGCCGGGTACGTCCTCAAAGATGCGCCCGAAGTCGACCTGATCAGCGCCGTTCGGGCCGTCGCCGCCGGCCACCAGCCCCTCGATCCCCGAGTAGCCGCCAGAGTCGTGACCAGGTCGGTGCGCAACCCCGACGTCCCCTCGCCACGAGAACTGGAAGTTCTCGCTGCGGTTGCCGACGGTCTTGACAACGCCACCATCGCCCGCGACCTCTACATCAGCCAGGCCACGGTCAAGACCCACCTGGCCAGCGTGTTCGCCAAGCTCGGTGTCGTCTCCCGCACCGGTGCGGTCGCCGAGGCACGCCGCCGGGGTCATTTGCGGTGA
- a CDS encoding TetR/AcrR family transcriptional regulator C-terminal domain-containing protein codes for MNATHPIAAPARRGRPPKVGRDQIVDAAARAGLDSFTMQGLAEDLGVSPATLYSHVAGRDEVIGLVESRLDHAIRGFATEATEWRGWLTDFAGLVRREFGSSASTLLTANRDEASMRIDVGEPGLRLLMAAGFSSVEAAYAVWLVVRVAVTSSSGAEASFSRFLEPTAELVDAAADADTFAALRQVHDDLTTSDVQDTFAFDLEVVLDGIAARLERAATGD; via the coding sequence ATGAATGCGACGCATCCGATTGCAGCGCCGGCGCGACGGGGCCGGCCCCCGAAGGTGGGGCGCGATCAGATCGTGGATGCCGCAGCCCGAGCTGGCTTGGACTCGTTCACGATGCAGGGCCTGGCCGAGGACCTCGGAGTCTCGCCTGCCACCCTGTACTCCCACGTCGCTGGCCGCGACGAGGTCATCGGGTTGGTCGAGTCGAGGCTCGACCACGCGATCCGGGGGTTCGCGACCGAGGCTACGGAGTGGCGCGGCTGGCTTACCGACTTTGCAGGCCTGGTGCGCCGCGAGTTTGGTTCGTCAGCTTCGACGCTGCTGACCGCCAACCGTGACGAGGCGTCGATGCGCATCGACGTCGGCGAACCGGGCCTGCGGCTGTTGATGGCGGCCGGGTTCAGCTCGGTCGAAGCCGCCTACGCGGTGTGGCTCGTCGTTCGAGTCGCGGTCACCTCGTCGAGCGGTGCTGAGGCGAGCTTCTCCCGGTTCCTGGAGCCCACCGCCGAGCTGGTCGATGCCGCGGCAGACGCGGACACGTTCGCGGCGTTGCGTCAGGTGCACGACGACCTCACCACCTCCGACGTGCAGGACACCTTCGCGTTCGACCTGGAAGTCGTGTTGGACGGCATCGCCGCCCGCCTCGAACGAGCAGCAACAGGAGACTGA
- a CDS encoding NADH:flavin oxidoreductase — MDTSTRAPAADAFAPARLGPLTLRNRIIKAATFEGVMPRGAVTDELIDFHTAVARGGAALSTVAYCAVSMGGRVSSDTMVMTESLIGDLQRLTSAVHAEGALVSAQLGHAGLVAQSQSRRHPSLAPSGRFSAPAMGWVKGATRRDLDEVVADFERAARVAIDAGFDALELHLAHNYLLSSFFSPNLNRRRDELGGSIENRATFPRRVVDAVRRVADGKVAVLAKFNMADGVERGLWLDESLQFAQLLEQDGALDALELTGGSSLLNGMYYFRGDVPLRDFAAAQGPIVGLGVRAFGRRILPELPFEEAFFLPLARQFRRELDMPLILLGGINERATIDGALAEGFEFVAMARALLREPDLVNRMATSANAVGLCVHCNKCMPTIYAGTRCVLATDANREESAR; from the coding sequence ATGGACACCTCTACTCGCGCGCCCGCCGCCGACGCGTTCGCGCCGGCCCGGCTCGGCCCGCTGACGCTCCGCAACCGGATCATCAAGGCCGCGACCTTCGAGGGTGTGATGCCACGGGGCGCCGTCACCGACGAGCTGATCGATTTCCACACCGCCGTGGCCCGGGGCGGCGCCGCGCTCAGCACCGTGGCCTACTGCGCGGTGTCGATGGGGGGTCGGGTGAGCAGCGACACGATGGTGATGACCGAGTCGCTCATCGGTGACCTGCAGCGCCTCACCTCCGCGGTACACGCCGAGGGTGCGCTGGTGTCGGCACAACTCGGTCACGCCGGGCTCGTCGCCCAGTCCCAGTCGAGGCGCCACCCGAGCCTGGCCCCCTCTGGCCGGTTCAGCGCACCGGCGATGGGGTGGGTCAAGGGCGCGACCCGCCGGGACCTCGACGAGGTCGTGGCCGATTTCGAGCGCGCGGCCCGCGTCGCGATCGACGCCGGGTTCGACGCGCTCGAACTCCACCTCGCCCACAACTACCTGCTGAGCTCGTTCTTCAGCCCCAACCTGAACCGGCGCCGCGACGAGCTCGGCGGCAGCATCGAGAACCGCGCCACGTTTCCTCGACGGGTCGTCGACGCGGTACGAAGGGTTGCCGATGGCAAGGTGGCGGTGTTGGCGAAGTTCAACATGGCCGACGGCGTCGAGCGTGGCCTGTGGCTCGACGAGAGCCTGCAGTTCGCGCAGCTGCTCGAGCAGGACGGCGCGCTCGACGCGCTGGAGCTGACCGGCGGCAGCTCCCTGCTCAACGGCATGTACTACTTCCGCGGCGACGTTCCCCTCCGGGACTTCGCCGCCGCGCAGGGCCCCATCGTCGGGCTCGGCGTGCGCGCCTTCGGTCGCCGCATCCTCCCGGAGCTCCCGTTCGAGGAGGCGTTCTTCCTGCCGTTGGCGCGGCAGTTCCGTCGGGAGCTCGACATGCCGCTGATCCTGCTCGGTGGCATCAACGAACGGGCCACGATCGACGGTGCTCTCGCCGAGGGCTTCGAGTTCGTCGCCATGGCGCGGGCGCTCCTCCGGGAACCGGACCTGGTCAATCGGATGGCGACGTCGGCGAACGCGGTGGGGCTGTGCGTGCACTGCAACAAGTGCATGCCCACCATCTACGCCGGGACCCGCTGCGTCCTCGCGACCGATGCCAACCGGGAGGAATCGGCCCGATGA
- a CDS encoding SDR family NAD(P)-dependent oxidoreductase: MRRLSGRVAVVTGAGSGIGRATAIALAERGCAIAAIDVRPDGAEETAEQVRSLGARASVHLADVRDPKRMDELPTEVEGSLGPCQILVNNAGVTAAGAFTDETLDDLRWIVDINVWGVVHGCRPFLPMLQQANEAHIVNMSSMVGLLGLPHNVSYSLTKGAVRAFSEALRGELVTTQVGVTVVFPGAIHTNITAGARGGQAARLAEMGQSRLAPYVLRPPSAVARRIVSAIERDRARVVVGPDAHVVSALARVLPGRSGLVGRLTNRLDR, translated from the coding sequence ATGAGGCGCCTCAGTGGACGCGTCGCAGTCGTCACCGGAGCGGGCAGCGGCATCGGCCGAGCCACCGCCATCGCGCTCGCCGAGCGAGGGTGCGCGATCGCGGCGATCGACGTGCGCCCCGACGGCGCCGAGGAAACCGCGGAGCAGGTCCGCTCGCTCGGCGCCCGGGCGAGCGTGCACCTCGCCGACGTGCGCGATCCGAAGCGCATGGACGAGCTCCCGACCGAGGTCGAGGGCTCGCTCGGTCCGTGCCAGATCCTGGTCAACAACGCCGGGGTGACCGCCGCCGGCGCGTTCACCGACGAGACCCTTGACGATCTGCGCTGGATCGTCGACATCAACGTGTGGGGCGTGGTGCACGGATGCCGTCCGTTCCTACCGATGCTGCAGCAGGCCAACGAGGCACACATCGTCAACATGTCGAGCATGGTCGGGCTCCTCGGTCTACCCCACAACGTGTCGTACTCGCTCACCAAGGGCGCGGTGCGTGCGTTCAGCGAGGCGCTGCGCGGGGAGCTGGTCACCACGCAGGTGGGGGTCACCGTGGTCTTCCCCGGCGCGATCCACACCAACATCACCGCCGGCGCGCGGGGCGGCCAGGCCGCTCGGCTCGCAGAGATGGGCCAGTCCCGTCTGGCGCCCTACGTCTTGCGGCCGCCGTCTGCGGTCGCTCGCAGGATCGTGTCGGCGATCGAACGTGACCGTGCACGTGTGGTGGTCGGGCCCGATGCCCACGTCGTGAGCGCACTCGCCCGGGTGCTGCCCGGCCGATCCGGCCTCGTCGGCCGTCTCACGAACCGTCTCGACCGATGA